A DNA window from Mastomys coucha isolate ucsf_1 unplaced genomic scaffold, UCSF_Mcou_1 pScaffold21, whole genome shotgun sequence contains the following coding sequences:
- the Stx4 gene encoding syntaxin-4 isoform X1 yields MRDRTHELRQGDNISDDEDEVRVALVVHSGAARLSSPDDEFFQKVQTIRQTMAKLESKVRELEKQQVTILATPLPEESMKQGLQNLREEIKQLGREVRTQLKAIEPQKEEADENYNSVNTRMKKTQHGVLSQQFVELINKCNSMQSEYREKNVERIRRQLKITNAGMVSDEELEQMLDSGQSEVFVSNILKDTQVTRQALNEISARHSEIQQLERSIRELHEIFTFLATEVEMQGEMINRIEKNILSSADYVERGQEHVKIALENQKKARKKKVMIAICVSVTVLILAVIIGITITVG; encoded by the exons ATGCGCGACAGGACCCACGAGTTGAGGCAG GGGGATAACATCTCCGACGATGAAGATGAGGTTCGAGTCGCGCTGGTGGTGCACTCAGGTGCTGCCCGGCTCAGCAGCCCGGACGACGAGTTCTTCCAAAAG GTGCAGACAATTCGGCAGACTATGGCCAAACTGGAGAGTAAAGTCCGGGAGTTGGAGAAACAGCAGGTCACCATCCTGGCCACGCCTCTTCCCGAGGAGA GCATGAAGCAGGGCCTGCAGAACCTTCGAGAGGAGATCAAACAGCTGGGGAGAGAGGTCCGGACACAGCTAAAAG CCATAGAGCCCCAGAAGGAAGAAGCTGATGAGAATTATAACTCAGTCAACACAAGGATGAAGAAAACCCAG CATGGAGTCCTGTCCCAGCAATTTGTCGAGCTCATCAACAAATGCAACTCAATGCAGTCCGAATACCGAGAGAAGAATGTGGAGCGGATTCGGAGGCAGCTGAAGATCA CCAATGCTGGGATGGTGTCTGACGAGGAGCTGGAGCAGATGCTGGACAGTGGGCAGAGTGAGGTGTTTGTGTCTAAT ATACTGAAAGACACACAGGTGACTCGGCAGGCCCTGAATGAGATCTCTGCGAGACACAGTGAGATCCAGCAGTTGGAGCGCAGTATCCGTGAACTCCATGAGATCTTCACTTTTCTAGCTACGGAGGTAGAGATGCAG GGGGAGATGATCAATCGTATCGAGAAGAACATCCTGAGCTCAGCAGACTACGTGGAACGTGGGCAAGAGCATGTCAAAATAGCCCTAGAGAATCAGAAGAAGGCGAGGAAG AAAAAAGTCATGATTGCcatctgtgtctctgtcactgttCTCATCTTGGCTGTCATCATTGGCATCACCATAACCGTTGGATAA
- the Stx4 gene encoding syntaxin-4 isoform X2: MAKLESKVRELEKQQVTILATPLPEESMKQGLQNLREEIKQLGREVRTQLKAIEPQKEEADENYNSVNTRMKKTQHGVLSQQFVELINKCNSMQSEYREKNVERIRRQLKITNAGMVSDEELEQMLDSGQSEVFVSNILKDTQVTRQALNEISARHSEIQQLERSIRELHEIFTFLATEVEMQGEMINRIEKNILSSADYVERGQEHVKIALENQKKARKKKVMIAICVSVTVLILAVIIGITITVG, encoded by the exons ATGGCCAAACTGGAGAGTAAAGTCCGGGAGTTGGAGAAACAGCAGGTCACCATCCTGGCCACGCCTCTTCCCGAGGAGA GCATGAAGCAGGGCCTGCAGAACCTTCGAGAGGAGATCAAACAGCTGGGGAGAGAGGTCCGGACACAGCTAAAAG CCATAGAGCCCCAGAAGGAAGAAGCTGATGAGAATTATAACTCAGTCAACACAAGGATGAAGAAAACCCAG CATGGAGTCCTGTCCCAGCAATTTGTCGAGCTCATCAACAAATGCAACTCAATGCAGTCCGAATACCGAGAGAAGAATGTGGAGCGGATTCGGAGGCAGCTGAAGATCA CCAATGCTGGGATGGTGTCTGACGAGGAGCTGGAGCAGATGCTGGACAGTGGGCAGAGTGAGGTGTTTGTGTCTAAT ATACTGAAAGACACACAGGTGACTCGGCAGGCCCTGAATGAGATCTCTGCGAGACACAGTGAGATCCAGCAGTTGGAGCGCAGTATCCGTGAACTCCATGAGATCTTCACTTTTCTAGCTACGGAGGTAGAGATGCAG GGGGAGATGATCAATCGTATCGAGAAGAACATCCTGAGCTCAGCAGACTACGTGGAACGTGGGCAAGAGCATGTCAAAATAGCCCTAGAGAATCAGAAGAAGGCGAGGAAG AAAAAAGTCATGATTGCcatctgtgtctctgtcactgttCTCATCTTGGCTGTCATCATTGGCATCACCATAACCGTTGGATAA